Proteins encoded by one window of Vibrio algicola:
- a CDS encoding RseA family anti-sigma factor, giving the protein MTSKQQISALMDGELVDQSLISDIENDAEAQQSWSHYHLIGDTLRGEAPQNMPAWDIAANVAMALDAEPAHSTHNQGLTNVTPMIESQPKPQKARKAMPAWLSNITQIGIAACVSMVVVLGVQQYSGSNSAPTDADQLPVLQTIPFAGSAEPVSLTRDSIRPQSGEAKAMEQHRRINALMQDYELQLRLNHTSE; this is encoded by the coding sequence ATGACCAGTAAACAACAGATCTCAGCTCTAATGGATGGCGAGCTTGTCGATCAATCATTGATAAGCGATATTGAAAACGATGCTGAAGCACAGCAATCGTGGAGTCATTATCATTTAATCGGTGATACGTTGCGCGGAGAAGCGCCGCAGAATATGCCCGCTTGGGATATCGCAGCAAATGTTGCGATGGCACTGGATGCAGAGCCTGCGCATTCTACCCATAACCAAGGGTTAACCAATGTAACTCCGATGATAGAATCGCAACCTAAACCACAAAAAGCACGTAAAGCGATGCCTGCGTGGTTATCGAATATTACTCAGATTGGTATTGCCGCTTGTGTGTCTATGGTAGTAGTGCTTGGAGTGCAACAATATTCTGGTAGCAACTCAGCACCAACTGATGCCGATCAATTACCCGTTCTACAAACGATTCCTTTTGCTGGATCGGCAGAGCCTGTGAGTTTAACTCGTGATTCAATCCGCCCTCAATCCGGTGAAGCGAAAGCGATGGAACAGCACCGACGCATTAATGCTTTAATGCAAGATTATGAATTGCAGTTACGTCTTAATCACACCAGTGAATAA
- the rseB gene encoding sigma-E factor regulatory protein RseB gives MKKLLISIGLLFSLFSQIASADDTVSAEALLHQMSEASQTLSYEMSYILIKKNSIEPLLYRHAVDKNKQLAHLVYLSGPIREVIRRADEVSYVEPGIEPFSISSGSMVGPIIPMINTNIDQLAQLYDFVKMGRAREAGAACQVIRVVPKDGLRYSYVVWIDERTKLPLRADLVERNGEVLEQYRTISYAVSEHITNILERLNTIELPDVLTIPKPQPTLADWKVSWVPNGFKANDLNRYRIPITDSVVESQLYSDGLFSFSVYVSDLDSPDSKAQIYRQGRRTLQTFVKDNKEISVIGDIPAVTAKRIADSVVFTAATSNNASNTNKATTAQGGQK, from the coding sequence ATGAAAAAACTACTGATTAGTATTGGATTACTATTCAGCTTATTTAGTCAAATTGCCTCAGCAGACGATACTGTCTCTGCTGAGGCTTTGTTGCATCAGATGAGCGAAGCCAGTCAAACCCTTAGTTATGAAATGTCTTACATTCTGATTAAGAAAAACAGCATTGAACCGCTGCTTTATCGTCATGCGGTCGATAAGAACAAGCAACTGGCGCATTTAGTCTACTTAAGCGGCCCGATCCGTGAAGTGATCCGGCGTGCGGATGAAGTGAGCTATGTCGAGCCTGGCATCGAGCCATTTAGTATCAGCTCTGGCAGCATGGTCGGTCCTATCATACCTATGATTAATACCAATATTGATCAGCTCGCTCAGTTGTATGACTTTGTCAAAATGGGCCGTGCTCGTGAAGCTGGCGCTGCCTGTCAAGTGATCCGCGTAGTGCCAAAAGATGGGCTGCGTTATTCCTATGTGGTTTGGATTGATGAGCGCACTAAATTGCCTTTACGCGCTGATTTAGTGGAACGTAATGGTGAAGTGTTAGAGCAATATCGCACCATTTCTTATGCGGTTAGCGAACACATCACCAATATACTTGAACGTTTAAATACCATTGAATTACCGGATGTTCTAACTATTCCTAAGCCTCAACCAACCCTTGCCGATTGGAAAGTGAGTTGGGTGCCAAATGGTTTTAAAGCCAATGATTTGAATCGATACCGTATTCCGATCACCGATAGCGTGGTTGAAAGCCAACTTTATAGCGACGGTTTATTTAGCTTTTCGGTGTATGTTTCGGATCTAGATTCACCAGATAGCAAAGCACAAATTTACCGTCAAGGTCGTCGCACGTTGCAAACCTTTGTTAAAGATAATAAAGAGATTTCAGTGATCGGTGACATTCCCGCGGTAACGGCGAAACGTATTGCCGATTCGGTGGTATTTACAGCGGCAACAAGTAATAACGCCTCGAATACCAATAAAGCAACCACAGCCCAAGGTGGTCAAAAATGA
- a CDS encoding SoxR reducing system RseC family protein, giving the protein MMTALATVIDVASRSGKLVVKVSCEQQTSCNHCKSQKSCGTGMVSKALGNKSHEWQLDSDQLAQAGKSLKAGQIVEIGLPEKSLVLSALTVYLLPLVAMMLGSLIAQVWLRPLLGGGEGIVIFMFFLFGGVGIYFAKPLTDWLETKVGREVSLIRVLGQPIC; this is encoded by the coding sequence ATGATGACTGCTTTGGCAACTGTCATCGATGTCGCAAGTCGCAGTGGTAAGCTGGTGGTCAAAGTGAGTTGTGAACAACAGACCAGCTGCAATCATTGCAAATCGCAAAAAAGTTGCGGTACTGGCATGGTATCTAAAGCGCTAGGTAATAAATCGCATGAATGGCAATTGGACTCAGATCAATTAGCTCAAGCCGGTAAAAGCCTGAAAGCAGGGCAAATTGTCGAGATCGGTCTACCTGAAAAAAGCCTAGTGCTTTCTGCGTTAACTGTTTATTTGTTGCCTTTAGTGGCGATGATGCTTGGTAGTTTGATCGCGCAAGTGTGGTTACGACCATTATTGGGCGGCGGAGAAGGCATTGTGATCTTTATGTTCTTCTTATTTGGTGGTGTGGGTATTTACTTTGCAAAGCCTCTCACCGATTGGTTAGAGACCAAAGTTGGCCGTGAAGTGAGTTTAATTCGAGTGTTAGGCCAGCCTATTTGTTGA
- the lepA gene encoding translation elongation factor 4, with translation MKHIRNFSIIAHIDHGKSTLSDRLIQVCGGLSEREMAAQVLDSMDLERERGITIKAQSVTLDYKANDGETYQLNFIDTPGHVDFSYEVSRSLAACEGALLVVDAGQGVEAQTLANCYTAIEMELEVVPILNKIDLPAADPERVAEEIEDIVGIDAMEAVRCSAKTGIGVDLVLEEIVKSIPAPEGDPDGPLQALIIDSWFDNYLGVVSLVRIKNGSLKKNDKIKVMSTGQVWGVDRIGIFTPKQIDTDGLNTGEVGWVVCGIKDILGAPVGDTLTHAKGGCETRLPGFKKVKPQVYAGLFPVSSDDYENFRDALGKLSLNDASLFYEPESSAALGFGFRCGFLGMLHMEIIQERLEREYDLDLITTAPTVVYEVVKTDKTIMYVDSPAKLPAINDIDEIREPIARCNILVPADYLGNVITLCIEKRGTQVDMVYHGNQVALTYDLPMAEVVLDFFDRLKSTSRGYASLDYNFQRYQLSSMVRVDVLLNGDTVDALAIITHKDNSQNRGRQLVEKMKEFIPRQMFDIAIQAAIGNHIIARSTVKQLRKNVIAKCYGGDVSRKKKLLKKQKEGKKRMKQIGNVELPQEAFLAILHVGKD, from the coding sequence ATGAAGCACATTCGTAATTTTTCGATTATCGCCCACATCGACCACGGTAAGTCGACCCTTTCTGATCGTCTCATCCAAGTTTGTGGAGGCCTATCTGAACGTGAAATGGCGGCTCAAGTATTAGACTCAATGGATCTTGAGCGTGAGCGCGGCATTACCATTAAAGCACAAAGCGTTACCTTAGATTATAAAGCCAACGATGGTGAAACCTACCAGTTGAACTTTATCGATACCCCAGGACACGTTGATTTCTCATATGAAGTATCTCGCTCTCTAGCGGCGTGTGAAGGTGCGTTATTGGTGGTTGATGCCGGTCAAGGGGTTGAAGCTCAAACTTTGGCTAACTGTTACACCGCGATTGAAATGGAACTGGAAGTGGTACCAATCTTAAACAAGATTGATTTACCTGCGGCCGATCCAGAACGCGTAGCAGAAGAAATTGAAGACATCGTAGGTATTGATGCGATGGAAGCGGTACGTTGTTCGGCCAAAACCGGTATCGGCGTCGATCTGGTATTAGAAGAAATTGTTAAATCTATCCCCGCGCCAGAAGGTGATCCAGATGGGCCACTGCAAGCACTGATCATTGACTCATGGTTTGATAACTACTTAGGTGTAGTGTCTTTGGTTCGAATCAAAAATGGTTCACTGAAGAAAAATGACAAAATCAAAGTGATGAGCACTGGCCAAGTTTGGGGAGTGGATCGCATTGGTATCTTTACACCAAAGCAAATCGATACCGATGGTTTGAACACTGGTGAAGTAGGCTGGGTAGTATGTGGTATTAAAGATATTTTAGGCGCGCCAGTGGGGGATACATTAACTCACGCTAAAGGCGGCTGTGAAACTCGTCTTCCAGGCTTTAAAAAAGTAAAACCTCAAGTCTATGCTGGCTTGTTCCCGGTATCATCGGATGACTATGAAAACTTCCGTGATGCACTGGGCAAGTTAAGCTTAAACGACGCCTCATTATTTTATGAACCAGAAAGCTCAGCCGCATTAGGCTTTGGTTTCCGTTGTGGTTTCCTTGGCATGTTGCACATGGAAATCATTCAAGAACGTTTAGAGCGTGAATACGATTTAGACTTGATCACAACGGCGCCAACCGTAGTGTATGAAGTGGTAAAAACCGATAAAACCATCATGTATGTTGATAGCCCTGCAAAACTGCCCGCTATTAATGATATTGATGAAATTCGTGAGCCAATTGCCCGTTGTAATATTTTAGTGCCAGCCGATTACTTAGGTAACGTGATCACTTTATGTATCGAAAAACGTGGTACTCAAGTGGATATGGTTTACCACGGTAACCAAGTTGCCTTAACTTACGATCTGCCAATGGCGGAAGTAGTGTTGGATTTCTTCGATCGTCTAAAATCAACTTCACGCGGTTATGCATCACTGGATTACAACTTCCAACGTTACCAGTTATCAAGCATGGTACGAGTGGATGTATTGCTTAATGGCGATACGGTTGATGCACTGGCGATCATTACTCACAAAGACAACTCACAAAATCGTGGTCGTCAATTAGTTGAGAAAATGAAAGAATTTATCCCTCGTCAAATGTTTGATATTGCGATTCAAGCGGCGATTGGTAACCACATTATTGCCCGTTCTACCGTGAAACAATTGCGTAAAAACGTAATCGCAAAATGTTATGGCGGCGATGTGAGTCGTAAGAAAAAGCTATTGAAGAAACAAAAAGAAGGTAAAAAACGCATGAAGCAGATTGGTAATGTTGAATTACCACAAGAAGCGTTCCTTGCGATCCTTCATGTTGGTAAAGATTAA
- the lepB gene encoding signal peptidase I, giving the protein MANTFSLILVLVTIVTGIVWAFEKLVWAKKRQQAVADIETKTNEPLPKEVVAKVNRQPWWVENSVSIFPVIAFVLILRSFIYEPFQIPSGSMMPTLLVGDFILVEKFAYGLKDPVFQSKIVETGEPKRGDIIVFRYPPQPNIDYIKRLVGMPGDTIRYTEDKQVCVQSPGSQECKPVPRSDVKKSDFFQDGVPLIQAKEQLGDVAHSILISPVRRDNVAAYQPRPYQAEWVVPQGEYFMMGDNRDNSADSRYWGFVPEANLVGKAVAIWISFEFDRDADSVLPSWIPSGVRFNRIGGLI; this is encoded by the coding sequence ATGGCGAATACATTTTCATTGATTTTAGTACTTGTGACCATTGTTACCGGTATTGTGTGGGCATTTGAAAAATTGGTGTGGGCGAAAAAACGTCAACAAGCCGTGGCTGATATTGAAACCAAAACCAATGAACCATTACCGAAAGAAGTGGTGGCAAAGGTCAATCGCCAACCTTGGTGGGTCGAGAACAGTGTGTCTATCTTCCCTGTGATCGCGTTTGTTTTGATCTTGCGTAGCTTTATCTACGAACCATTTCAAATACCGTCAGGCTCGATGATGCCAACCTTATTGGTCGGTGATTTTATCTTAGTTGAAAAATTTGCTTACGGGCTTAAAGATCCAGTATTTCAATCGAAAATTGTTGAAACTGGTGAGCCAAAGCGTGGGGATATTATCGTATTCCGTTACCCACCACAGCCAAATATTGACTACATTAAACGTCTTGTTGGCATGCCTGGCGATACGATCCGCTATACTGAAGATAAACAAGTGTGTGTTCAGTCGCCTGGCAGTCAAGAATGTAAGCCAGTGCCACGCTCTGATGTGAAAAAAAGTGACTTCTTCCAAGATGGTGTTCCGCTGATCCAAGCGAAAGAACAACTTGGCGATGTCGCGCATAGTATTTTAATTAGCCCTGTTCGACGCGATAACGTGGCGGCTTACCAGCCAAGACCTTATCAAGCAGAATGGGTCGTGCCTCAAGGCGAGTACTTTATGATGGGTGATAACCGTGATAACAGTGCAGACAGTCGCTATTGGGGATTTGTACCGGAAGCCAATCTAGTCGGAAAAGCAGTAGCGATTTGGATTAGCTTTGAATTTGATCGTGATGCGGATAGCGTATTACCTTCGTGGATCCCATCCGGCGTGCGATTTAATCGTATCGGCGGCTTAATATAA
- the rnc gene encoding ribonuclease III, whose translation MNSQIPKLEKKIGYSFNSADRLNLALTHRSANSKHNERLEFLGDSILSFVIADELYHRFPKINEGDMSRMRATLVRGQTLAELGREFELGDYLKLGPGELKSGGFRRDSILADAVEAIIGACYLDSDVEVVRGVVLNWYQSRLEAIKPGISQKDPKTQLQEFLQGRRKPLPLYTVEKIKGEAHNQEFTVSCDITGVANPVVGKGTSRRKAEQSAAELALGVLTNDK comes from the coding sequence ATGAATTCTCAGATACCTAAGTTAGAAAAGAAGATCGGTTATAGCTTTAATAGCGCCGATCGTCTTAACCTCGCACTGACTCACCGCAGTGCGAATAGCAAACATAATGAACGTTTAGAGTTTTTGGGCGATTCAATTTTAAGTTTTGTCATTGCTGATGAGTTGTATCATCGCTTCCCTAAAATTAATGAAGGGGATATGAGCCGCATGCGCGCGACATTGGTTCGCGGTCAAACGTTAGCGGAGCTTGGACGTGAGTTTGAGCTAGGAGACTACTTAAAATTAGGTCCAGGCGAATTGAAAAGTGGCGGTTTCCGTCGTGATTCAATCCTTGCTGATGCCGTTGAAGCCATCATCGGTGCTTGCTACCTCGACAGTGATGTTGAAGTGGTGCGTGGCGTGGTATTAAATTGGTATCAATCGCGTTTGGAAGCCATTAAACCGGGTATTTCACAAAAAGATCCTAAAACTCAATTGCAGGAATTTCTGCAAGGTCGTCGCAAACCTTTACCGCTTTACACAGTGGAAAAAATTAAAGGCGAAGCGCATAACCAAGAGTTTACTGTTTCATGTGACATTACCGGTGTTGCCAATCCTGTCGTCGGAAAAGGCACCAGTCGCCGTAAAGCGGAGCAGTCTGCAGCGGAACTTGCGTTAGGAGTACTGACCAATGACAAATAA
- the era gene encoding GTPase Era, with amino-acid sequence MTNKKDQQNDQIDAQDNEQPEFDLDAYFAGEAQPSQVEATIDESEQHCGFIAIVGRPNVGKSTLLNHLLGQKLSITSRKPQTTRHRIMGVDTEGAFQAIYIDTPGLHIEEKRAINRLMNRAANSSLSDVNLVLFLVDGTQWTPDDEMVLNKLRTANFPTILLINKVDNVKDRTHVMTHMQQLSEKMDFVDIIPISAKHGRNTDAIRQRVREALPQAVHHFPEEYVTDRSQRFMASEIIREKLMRFTGEELPYSVTVEIERFDYNPDTDGFHINALILVERLGQKKMVVGSGGEKIKTIGREARLDMEELFDRKVYLETWVKVKSGWADDERALRSLGYIDDL; translated from the coding sequence ATGACAAATAAGAAAGATCAACAGAACGATCAAATTGATGCCCAAGATAATGAGCAACCAGAGTTTGATCTTGATGCCTATTTTGCTGGCGAAGCACAACCTTCTCAAGTTGAAGCCACCATTGATGAGAGTGAACAACATTGTGGTTTTATTGCCATCGTTGGTCGCCCGAATGTCGGTAAATCAACTTTACTGAATCATTTATTAGGTCAGAAGCTTTCGATCACTTCGCGTAAGCCTCAGACCACTCGTCACCGCATCATGGGTGTCGATACTGAAGGTGCTTTTCAGGCGATTTATATTGATACTCCTGGGCTTCATATTGAAGAAAAACGCGCAATCAACCGCCTAATGAACCGTGCGGCCAACAGTTCTTTAAGTGATGTAAACTTAGTATTATTCTTAGTGGATGGTACTCAGTGGACACCGGATGATGAAATGGTATTAAACAAATTGCGTACAGCCAATTTCCCAACCATTTTATTAATCAACAAAGTCGATAATGTCAAAGATCGCACGCACGTTATGACTCACATGCAACAATTGTCTGAAAAAATGGATTTTGTCGATATCATTCCAATTTCAGCTAAGCATGGTCGTAACACTGATGCGATTCGCCAACGTGTTCGCGAAGCTCTGCCACAAGCGGTTCATCATTTCCCAGAAGAGTATGTGACCGATCGTTCTCAGCGCTTTATGGCATCGGAAATCATTCGTGAAAAGCTAATGCGTTTTACGGGTGAAGAACTGCCTTACTCGGTTACGGTTGAAATTGAACGTTTTGATTACAACCCAGATACCGATGGTTTCCATATCAATGCCTTAATTTTGGTCGAACGTCTTGGCCAGAAGAAAATGGTAGTCGGCTCTGGTGGTGAAAAAATCAAAACCATCGGCCGTGAAGCTCGCCTAGATATGGAAGAGTTATTTGACCGTAAAGTGTATTTAGAAACTTGGGTTAAAGTGAAGTCAGGTTGGGCGGATGATGAACGAGCACTACGTTCACTTGGTTACATTGATGACTTATAA
- the recO gene encoding DNA repair protein RecO produces the protein MSDALGLQRCFVLHRRPYTETSLILDVFSEEYGRVSILAKGARSKRSNLKGVLQPFTPLLLKWFGKGSMRTLREAEAISLGLPLSGINLYSAMYVNELIARVIESETAYPELFHDYLAALTELAQCDNPEPALRRFELALLSSLGYGVDFLHCAGSGEPVSDNMTYRYREQKGFIASVRQDNLSFLGNELVAISERRFLTKSQLQAAKRFTRMALKPYIGSKPLKSRELFVMIASKK, from the coding sequence ATGTCTGACGCTTTGGGTCTTCAACGTTGTTTTGTGCTCCATCGTCGCCCTTATACTGAAACCAGCCTGATCTTGGATGTGTTCAGTGAAGAATATGGGCGGGTCAGCATTCTAGCCAAAGGCGCACGCAGTAAACGCTCTAACCTAAAAGGCGTACTGCAACCTTTTACCCCACTGTTACTCAAATGGTTTGGTAAAGGCTCGATGCGCACGCTAAGAGAAGCGGAGGCGATCAGTCTTGGTCTGCCACTTTCTGGCATTAATCTTTACTCAGCCATGTACGTTAATGAATTAATTGCGCGAGTGATTGAAAGCGAAACCGCTTACCCAGAACTTTTCCATGATTATCTTGCGGCGTTAACTGAACTAGCACAATGTGATAACCCAGAGCCTGCCTTACGCCGTTTTGAACTCGCCTTATTATCATCGTTAGGTTACGGAGTTGATTTCCTGCATTGCGCTGGCAGTGGTGAACCTGTCTCCGATAACATGACTTATCGCTACCGTGAACAAAAAGGCTTTATTGCGAGCGTCAGACAGGATAACTTATCCTTTCTTGGTAATGAATTAGTCGCGATCAGTGAGCGCCGCTTTTTAACCAAATCCCAACTGCAAGCGGCAAAGCGATTTACTCGCATGGCATTAAAGCCGTATATTGGCAGTAAACCATTAAAAAGTCGGGAGCTATTTGTGATGATAGCTTCTAAGAAATAG
- the pdxJ gene encoding pyridoxine 5'-phosphate synthase has protein sequence MSEIYLGVNIDHIATVRNARGTKYPDPVHAAEIAERAGADGITIHLREDRRHIKDRDVRILRETLQTRMNLEMAVTDEMVEIALQTKPEYVCLVPEKREELTTEGGLDVVGQLEKVKAATQKLTDAGIKVSLFIDASTNQIDAAKACGAPFIELHTGHYADAETDSEQQAEFERIAAGATYAHGLGIKVNAGHGLTYQNVSAIAALPEIYELNIGHSIIGRALFDGLDKAVADMKAVMQQARR, from the coding sequence ATGAGTGAGATTTACTTAGGCGTCAATATTGATCATATCGCAACCGTTCGTAATGCGCGTGGCACTAAGTATCCCGATCCGGTACATGCGGCTGAAATTGCCGAACGTGCAGGCGCAGATGGCATCACGATTCATTTGCGTGAAGATCGCCGTCATATTAAAGATCGTGATGTACGCATCTTGCGAGAAACACTGCAAACCCGTATGAACCTTGAAATGGCCGTCACCGATGAAATGGTTGAGATTGCGTTGCAAACCAAGCCAGAGTACGTGTGTTTAGTACCTGAGAAACGTGAAGAACTGACCACCGAGGGCGGTTTGGATGTGGTCGGTCAACTTGAAAAAGTGAAAGCAGCTACCCAAAAACTCACTGATGCTGGTATTAAAGTATCCCTATTTATTGATGCATCGACCAACCAAATTGATGCCGCTAAAGCCTGTGGTGCACCGTTTATTGAACTGCATACTGGCCATTATGCCGATGCTGAAACCGATAGTGAGCAACAAGCTGAATTTGAACGTATCGCGGCGGGTGCAACTTATGCACACGGTTTAGGCATTAAGGTGAATGCGGGGCATGGTCTGACTTATCAAAACGTGTCCGCCATTGCCGCGCTGCCTGAAATCTACGAATTGAATATCGGACATTCAATTATTGGCCGTGCATTATTTGATGGCTTAGATAAAGCGGTCGCCGATATGAAAGCCGTGATGCAGCAAGCGCGCCGTTAA
- the acpS gene encoding holo-ACP synthase has translation MAIVGLGTDVADIERIEKSLQRSGESFAERILVPSERAIFDSLKFQARYLAKRFSAKEAASKALGTGIACGVSFQDFEICNDELGKPVLTLHGQAKNVAEQKGVKHIHLSISDEKRYAMATVILES, from the coding sequence ATGGCGATTGTTGGACTCGGCACCGATGTCGCCGATATCGAACGAATTGAAAAAAGCCTTCAACGCTCTGGCGAGTCTTTCGCCGAGCGTATTTTGGTGCCATCCGAACGGGCGATATTCGATTCATTAAAGTTTCAAGCCCGTTATCTAGCCAAACGTTTTTCCGCCAAAGAAGCGGCCTCTAAAGCACTCGGCACCGGCATTGCCTGTGGCGTCAGTTTTCAAGATTTTGAAATCTGCAATGATGAGTTGGGTAAACCGGTATTAACCTTGCATGGGCAAGCAAAAAACGTGGCCGAGCAAAAAGGGGTTAAGCATATCCATTTATCGATTTCAGATGAAAAACGCTATGCGATGGCGACGGTGATTTTGGAGAGTTAA
- a CDS encoding GNAT family N-acetyltransferase, with product MKIETKRLKMEVITENDWALFLQLHSNPEVISLCFDKPDVEVVRDKFESRLVPWNMDSSSWLCFVIFNKQSGNAIGITGFTVENNVAEVGYLLLPEFYSNGYGSESLAGLLDWAESVQEINAYKAVVTEGNIGSEKVLLKCGFQLDRIIPDAYEIGGKLFADHVYSRDDKVT from the coding sequence ATGAAGATCGAAACTAAACGTTTGAAAATGGAAGTAATTACAGAAAACGATTGGGCGTTATTTTTACAACTACATTCTAATCCTGAAGTTATTTCACTGTGCTTCGATAAACCAGATGTTGAGGTCGTCAGAGATAAATTTGAATCCCGATTAGTGCCATGGAATATGGACTCCAGTTCATGGTTATGCTTTGTTATTTTTAATAAACAATCAGGAAACGCTATTGGTATCACGGGTTTTACTGTTGAAAATAATGTTGCTGAAGTCGGTTATCTTTTATTACCTGAATTTTATAGTAATGGCTATGGTTCTGAATCTCTTGCTGGGCTATTGGATTGGGCTGAGTCGGTTCAAGAAATTAATGCTTATAAAGCTGTGGTAACTGAAGGAAATATTGGTTCAGAGAAAGTGTTACTTAAATGTGGGTTTCAGCTTGATCGCATTATTCCAGACGCTTATGAAATTGGTGGGAAATTATTTGCGGATCATGTTTATTCTCGCGATGACAAAGTTACATAA